TCGCTAGCGGGAAAATCTCCCTCCAGACCATCGGACAGTCATTCCTGCACTGGAAATCCCTGGCCGCCATCGGAGTTGGTGTCCTGGTCGCTTACCTGGGCGGACGCGGAGCCGTGCTTATGGGCAGCCAGCCGACCATCGTCGCCGGACTTCTCATCGGAACTGTCCTTGGCGTGGCTCTGTTCAAGGGCGTTCCCGTGGGACCGCTGATTGCCGCCGGCATCCTGTCGCTGCTGATTGGCCGGATGTAAGCCCCTATCAACTTCAAGACCAAGGGAAGACCAAACAGGCTGCAAGTCACCCAATCGGGTGGACTTGCAGCCTATTTGATTTGAATAAGAATAGTATAACCGCGCTACCCATCCAGCCGCTGAACGTTGAACAGCCGGGCGTAGCTCCCCGCAAGTCCCATCAGCTCCTCATGGGTACCGCGTTCGGTGATTTCCCCGTTCTCCAGTACAATGATTTGGTCGGCGTGGGTAATCGTAGACAGCCGGTGGGCCACAATCAACGTCGTCCGCTCGGAGGCGAGGGACTGCAACGCCTGCTGGATCAGATGCTCGGACTCCAGATCCAGCGCGGAGGTTGCTTCGTCCA
This genomic interval from Paenibacillus sp. FSL H8-0332 contains the following:
- a CDS encoding DUF441 domain-containing protein, translated to MDITSLLLLGLAALGVVSSNSPITIAMVVLLLIRVLGLQQAFPWLEKYGLTVGIIILTIGVMTPLASGKISLQTIGQSFLHWKSLAAIGVGVLVAYLGGRGAVLMGSQPTIVAGLLIGTVLGVALFKGVPVGPLIAAGILSLLIGRM